The DNA region AAATATCTCTGGGGTAACAAAGCATAATTCTTGGGTAGCAATCTCAACTGCAGCTTGAATGGTATAGCCCTTGGTGATGCGTGCGTTGGTGTCGGCATCAACAATTTGATAGTTAATGCGTAAACGGTTTTCCCATTCAACAATGGCAGCGATAACCTTGATTTTTTGGTCAAAGGTGCTGCTTTTAACGTACTTAATTTGCACATCTACAATTGGCCAAGCGTAGCCAGATTCGAGCATAGTGCGATAGTTGTAACCGAGCTTATCCAGTAATTGGCAACGCACAACCTCAAAGTAGCGTAAGTAATTACCGTGCCAAGTAATGCCCATTGAGTCGACATCGTGAAACGGGATCACCATTTCCATTTCTGTGAGTAATAAACCTTTCATTTAACATACCTCCCACAGGCCCAGTTGAATTTTTTCTACGGTTTGGCGCAGCACGGCTTCTAATGGACGGTCTTCGGTAAGCAGTTCAAAATTTTCACTGACTTGGGCCAAAGTATTGGCAAGTGATGGTGTTAGTGAATTGGGGTCTAACTCTTTTTGTATAACGCGTAGTTGAATGCCTTGGCTCATGGCCAATAATGCGGCGGCAGCGACTTGTTCTGTCAGTTGTAAAATCCGCATGCAATCGCGGGCGGCAATGGTGCCCATGCTCACTTTGTCTTGATTGTGACATTCTGTTGAGCGAGAAAACACACTGGCAGGCATGGTGTTTTTTAATGCTTCTGCAGTCCAAGCCGAAACACCGATTTGTACCGCTTTAAAGCCATGGTTAATGGCGCGACGTTGGCCTTCTGCGGCAGATAAATTAGCCGGTAAACCATTGTTAAATTTAGGGTCCATGACTAAGGCCATTTGACGATCAATTAAGTCGGCGATATTGGCCACCGCATTTTTCATCGCATCCATGGCAAAGGCAATGTGGCCGCCATAAAAGTGACCGCCATGGAGGATATGTTCACCTTCGGCATCGACAATCGGATTGTCGTTCGCACTATTGAGTTCGGTTTCAATAAACTGACGCATAAAGGGCAAAGCATCTTGCAGTACGCCAATGATGTGCGGTGCACAGCGTATAGAATAGCGGTCTTGTAAACGGTCAGAATTACGTGGATGCGCATGATGGTTTAGGTCTTCACGGATCCAACTGGCAATCTGGTTTTGTCCTGGGTGAGGTTTGGCGGCAAACAAAATTTCATCAAAATGGTTTGCATTACCTTTAAGGGTTAACGATGCCATGGCTGTAATACGGCTTGATAAGCGAGTTAAGTACTGCGATCTGTCATAGGCTAAACAGGCCAGTGCGGTCATCACCGCGGTACCATTCATTAACGCAAGGCCTTCTTTAGGACGCAGTGTTAATGGCATCATGCCGAATTTCAGATAAACATCTTTGGTCGCTTGGCGTTTACCTTGGTATATCACCTCACGTTCGCCAACTAATACAGCTGCAAGATAAGATAGAGGGGTTAAATCGCCGCTGGCGCCAACCGAACCTTCTTGAGGAATAACAGGGGTAATATCATTATTGAGTAGCCATTCAATGCGCTGTAGCAGCAGATAGCTGACACCTGACTTACCCACCGCCAATGAGTTTAAGCGGCAAGCCATAATCGCGCGGGCTTGCATTGGGCTAAATACATCACCTAAACCACAACCATGAAAACGGGTTAAATGCAGCGGTAATTCATGGACTAACTCTAAGCTGACATTGACGGTACAAGAGTCACCGTAACCTGTGGTGACGCCATATACCACGCCTTCTTCATGCAGCAAACTGTCGATGAAACGGGCGCCTTTTTGAATATATTCAACATAGTCAGAAGAGTCTGCTAGCTTGACCGTTGCGCCCTTGGCGACAGCGACCACTTGTTCAAGACTCAGGTAGCTCTGGCCTAAATGCACAATGTTTTCGGCAGATGATGGCGATGAAGAAGTGTTGCTCATTGAATTAGTTATCCTGACTAGTTGAAGTGGTGTTGTTAGTGGGTGCCATATTTGTGTTTGACGCAGCACCTGTATTAAGTGCTCTTCCGGTATTAAGTGCTGTACCTGTATTAAAAGCAGTAGCGGGGAGTGAAAGCGGACGATCAATCAATTCGTCTTTATGCCAAAAATCGTAAAAATTAAACCACTGCAATGGTGCCTGTTTGGCAAAATACTCTAAGCGCTGACTGTACAATTTCATTGCATCAGTTAAGCGTTCAATGCGCCCTGCTCGCGGACCTTTTAAACTATCGCTTAAGTGTTCGACATGTACTTTATAGCGGCCTTGTTGGCGAATGCAGAACATGGTGTAAACCGGACAATTTAACAAGCTAGCAAGAATAAATGGTCCTTGTGGAAACGGAGCATCATGACCGAGAAAGGGTAGATAAACTACCCTACCTTGGCTATTTGATGAGGTACGGTCTGCTGCAATAACCACTATTTCGCCCATATCAATTTTTTGCTGTAACAGCATGGCGGTGCTGGGATCAAGCTCATTGATATGAATAAGGTTAAGGCTACTTTGTGGGTTCAACTGTTGTAATACTTTGTTAAAGTTTTCGGCGTGTTGAGTCAACACCATAACGTTGACTTTCACTTTCTGCTGGTGGATTGAAATCGCACGGCATAACTCTAAATTACCTAAATGCGACACAATCAGCACGGCTCCTCGACCAGAAGCCACTTGGTTTGCCAGAATATGACGATCGTTAAAATCGACTTGATTGAGTTTGATACGGTCGCACCAAGCATCAATTCTATCTAGAGCAGCATTACCAAAAGCAATAAAGTGATTTAAGCTGTCGCGCCAATGGGTGGGTTGATGTAAATCTGGATGCTCAGGAACTTGTTGCTGCACTCGGGCTAGAAAATTCATCGACGCTTGACGAGCGGAAGCACCAGTTAGAAAAAAGTAACCAATCACCGGATACATAATGGCTCGGCAAAGCCAGTGGCCGCCTAATCGATAGCTTTCTGCTAGTAACTTTATGCCCCAATAACTGCCACGCTCTCCCATTGATGACCAATGTTGATGCGGACTGTTTTTATTCAGAATTTGTGGCAAACGAGTCAACATACCAAAAAATAATTTAGTGTGCATCCAGCTAATGCGCACATTATCTTGCAAGCCTTGGAAGTGACTAATACCGTCATCAGGGTAGATTACTTTGGTCGGCACATGAACCACTGGAGTTCCTTGCCAGTGCAGTTTGACCATGATTTCAATATCAAAGTCCATCCGTTCACCCAATGCTTGCTGGCTTAATAACTGCTCAGTAGCCTCTAATGGATAAACCCGAAAACCACACATAGAATCTTGAATGTCGAGACTTAAGGTTTCAACCCATACCCAAAAATGGGTGATGTAACGCCCGTATAAACGCCCTTTAGGCACAGAGTCATCATAAATGGGTTGGCCAGATATTAATGCCTGAGGCTGTTGTTCTGCAGTTGATATCATTAACGGGATATCGTCTAAATTATGTTGTCCATCAGCATCAACCTGTAATACATGGCTAAAACCATCACGGTAAGCCTGACGCAGCCCGCTGATCACAGCCGCACCTTTACCGCGATTAAAAGGATGGTTAATGAGCGTTACCCAAGTAAACTTTTCCGCCATGGCTTGCAAAATATAACGGGTTTCATCTTGGCTACCATCATCAACCAAATAACATGGCAGATTAAATTTTGCCAAGTCAGTTAAGGTTTGTTCAATGGCAATATGATGATTGTAATTGGGGATCACTAAGGCTAGCTTCATGAGGCGGTCTCATTGACGGTCGGCGCAGTAGTGACTACAGCAGGCTTAAGCGCAATGCGGCCAGAGGCAAACCGTTTATCTTGATCACGATAACTAAAAATCATTTTTGCTTTTTGGGGCTGATGTTCTATAACCAAATCAACATAGGTGTTTGGCAAAATGAGTTGCTGAAACTTAAGCACTTCTAATGTGGCAACTTGGGCTGAATAACCAAATGCCTCACAGCCAAGTTTGACCGCCCAATCCAATTGGGTGACACCAGGTAACACCGGTTGCTGAGGGAAATGGCCATCAAAGAAGGCCAAATCTGCACTGACAAATAAACGCCATTGGTAGAGATTATTATCGCCTTCATGGCTAACAATATGCGGTAATTCTGACTTAATCATGACTGAATAAGGCTACAATTTCTGATTGGGTGCGCTTGCCCTGACTATTGAGTGGCAAGTGTGCAGGATAACGCCAGCGTCGTGGTAGGGTAATACGTTCAAACTGACTTAATAAATGATTTTTTAAGGCATTATTAACCGCTAATTTTCCTTCAGCTTTGAGTGTTTTCTGGCCTAATTCACTTAAACAGACTGCAGCACCTAGCATAGTGCGCGGTTGTTCTAAAACCGTGACGGCCGCTTCGCTGACAAAAGGATGAGTTTGCAGTAAATGCTCCACTTGCGCTAACGACAAGCGTTTTTCTTCAATTTTGACAATGCGATCAAGGCGATGCAATAAGCGGAACTGGCCATCAGTTAACAGTTCAATTTTGTCATCACATTTTAACCATTGAGTTGAATTGTCTAAATAAACAGACTGCAGCATCAGAGCACCATCTTGGGGATCCATATCAACATTAACTTGGGTAAATGCTTGCCATGGTTGCATGGGTTGCTGTTGGCGTCGATATCCAATACCGCCGGTTTCAGTGCTGCCAAATATTTCAATGGGTAATTGATTAAAGCATTGTTTAACTGCTTGGGCCGCATCAAAATTTAACGGACCACCAGAGCTGAAAATTAAGCTTGGGATACGTTGTTGTTTTTGATTTTCTAGAGCATCAGGCAAGCGGGTCAATTGAGCGGGACTACTGATTAAACATAAATTAGGCATGATGGCCAAGTAGTAGCTTAAGGTTTCGGGAAAGTCGATTTGTTCACTTAAGAATGCTCGGCTCGCGGCTAAAGGCCACAGAATTTTAAACAATAAACCATAGATATGTTGATGTGAAACTGTCGATACCACTGAACAGTGAGGCAAATGTTCAGCAAATGTTTGTTCAAGAATACTGACTTCGGCATCTAATTGTTGCAGTGTTTTTTTGATTGCCTTGGGTTGACCGCTACTGCCAGAGGTGAATAGTACTAATTCACCTAATGACTTGGTTTTGGGCCAAATTGCTGCGGGTAAACTTAATTCTTTTTTTAGCTCAATATACTCACGCACTTCACATAAGGGAGCGTCGGCAATAATGGCATCAAATTCATGGTTGAGCTGACTCAAAGTGCCATCTTGGGTGTTGGCAGGTAATATCACTTGCTTACCAGCTAACAAGGCAGCGCATAAACCTGCGGCAAATAAGTCACTGTGCTTGGCAGCAAGCAACCAACGCTGAGCGTCACTTTGAATCAGCTGAGCATGTATGTGGGCCACTTGCGCACAAAACAACGATCCCGTCATGATGTCATGATGGTCAAAGCTGATTAGTTGCTGCGAGGCAGGGCCTGTTGATAACCAATTGAGTAAAAGTTTATTCATGTTTTTTCAACCAAAAGCGACGATAAATCCATTCACTACTGAGCAGCATACCCATAAGCAGATAAGCTATCAATCCGTTGTAAAGCGTCCATATTTCAATGCTTGTTGCTATGGCGGTATAGGTTGCCACACCACCATTTACAATAAATAATCCACACCAAAGTTTAGTGATGGTTTGTAAGTAGGGTATTGCTGAGTCTGGTAAATCAGGCTCTTTTAAGCGCGCTAAGCGCTCAATCATACTTGGGCCATTAATCAGTGAATAACCGAATAATCCCAACATGCTCAAGTTTATCACCACCGGATAGAACAGTAACCAGTCGTTACGTTGAGTAATGAAACTGGCCGCCGTTAACCCTATGCCCACCAGTATTGGCAGTGTCATGGATTTTACTTGCTGCTTTGTGACCACAAACCTAATCAATAATAACAAACATAGCAGCAAAGCGATGGTGCCTGGTGGTAAATACTGCAAGCCAAAATATACCGCTATAGGGTAAGCAATAATCACTAAGGTCGTAATAATCTGCAGAGTTAACCGCATTAGCTTTTAATTAAGCCTTCAATAGCATTAACGACATCGCTCACTGAACGTACGGTTTTAAATGCTTCTGGCTGAATTTTTTTACCCGTCAGCTGTTGCAATTTAATCACCAAATCTACCGCATCAATACTGTCTAAATCTAGATCTTCATACAAAGAAGCTTCTAGAGTGATATCTGTCGCTTCTATTTCAAACTCTTCAACTAAAATACCACTAAGCATCTCAAGGATTTGTTCACGATTTTGCATGCTGGCTCCTAAACACGTTGAGATTCAATAAAGCTAGCTAAGCTAGCAACACTGAAAAAGTGTGCTTTAGTCGCATCAGAATTGGCTTCAATTTTGACATCAAACTCTTTCTTTATCGCCAAGCCTAATTCAAGCGCATCGATTGAATCTAAACCCAGACCATCGCCAAATAAGGCCGCATCAGTTTCGATATCATCGACTGTAACATCTTCTAGATCTAAGCAATCAATGATCAGTTGTTTAATTTGATTGTGTAAGTTCATTATTTGTCTTTCTTATAAGTATGGCTATCAATATGATTTGATAGGCTGTTTAAGTGTATCAAGATAGTGCTGCTGCAAATCGCGCGTCAGCTGTCGAGCCATTTTGGCTTCATTACCTTGTTGAGCATCATACAATAGGTATGACATGCTTGTGCCAATTTCTACTGACATATTTATGGTTTGCCGTGGAATTTGGTACCAAGGTTGTTGTTTGGTTAATCCGGCAACATCGGTACGCAATACTACAGGTAAAATATCAGTTTGGGTGCGTAGTGCTATATTGGCGGCACCACGAGCAAAAGAATTAACGACATTACCCGTTAATGTTCTGGTACCCTCGGGGAAAATAATTAAATTAGTATCGGTATGCAATACTTGTCGACAGTCATGTAGTAACCAATCGGCGCCACGATTAGGGATATAACCTGCGCTGGCAAGCACACCGCGAATAAACGGGTTACGCCATAAGCCTTGTTTTACAATACAACCCGCATTAGGCATAAGGCTAATTAATACCACAACATCCACCAGCGTTGGGTGATTGGCGATGATAATTTGTCCCTTCGTTTGCTGTAGTGCTTCAATATTCTTGGTGCTGACAGCAATAACTCCAGCAAAACTAAGCATGGCGACAAAAGCTCTAAACATCCTGCTTACTGCTTTTTGTACCCGTGCTACTCGTACCGTTTTTTTACCGGGCCAAAATCGTAATATTGGTAAAATAGTCAATGAACTTAACAGACCACCTAAACCAAAAGCAATATAACAAAGTACACCACCAATCCAGCGGGGAACATAACGTAATCCGCTGAGTTTTGGGGATGTGGCATTTTTTTGCTCAATAGCATCAGCTGGTTGTGCTGTTTGTTGTTGATTAGTCATGATGTTCGAGTGACCAATACCAATGGCACAATTTACCTTGGATATTTGTTTTGTTGGCAATATGGTGGATCAATTCGCTCAAGCTGATGTCATTTTGGCCATTTTGGCCATTATGGCTTTTTTGATTCTGTTGGTTGTCGAGGTGACTGAGATTGAGTGGATGATCAGATATGCTAAGGGTCGTCTTTTGATGGTTAATTTGTTGGTATTCGGTTTCAGTGGTCTGCTTGTCTACTTGATCGCTGACGTTATTGAGCGGTGCAAGGTATAAACCCAATGCTAGAGGGAGTTCGACTTCGTGAGTAAATTCACTGTATACCGGTGGAACCGGATCGTCACCAAACACAACTAATACCGGTTGTGGTGATTGTGCTAATTGAGCATAGGCTTCAACAAGTGCTTGAATAAGAGTTTGTTCTCCTGCAGCCACCGATGTTGAAGCTGCAGTATTATTATTTACAATACCAAAAATACCGCTGGCCGTATTGTGCACTGACTGACTAAAAGCCGTTGGCGATAAAGCTTGTTGCTGGGCTATGTCCTTAAGTATCCCTAAGGTTCTAGTGAGTTCACCGTGACGAGATGAAAAAATACTCCGGCAATGGTTATCTGGTTGGCATTGATGTGCGGCAGTGAGCATCATTTTAGTTAAACGACTAAAACGACGACGTTGCATAGCAGGAATGTGCTTTAATGCTGGTGAGTCAGGCTTAGGCGACAGGTTGCTATTAGGCTGCTGCCATTGCTGCCAACTTTCAGCTGTTTGAAAGTCAGGTGACCATGCGCCCCATGATAGAAGATCAAATACTAAATGCACTACATTCCCTCTATAACTGCCTAGCTATCCTTATCTAAGAGTTAACAATCATTATGTTAATGATTAAAATTCGTTAACCTTACTAATTGTACACCTAAGTTAATACTGATAAGAAGTCATGTAGACGAAAAAGGCTTATAGTTGGGGGTTAAATGAACAAAAATGGTTTTTAAATAAAAAGCGCGACGATAATCGTCGCGCTGATAGCTGGTAGTTAAATAAAATAACAATGTTGTTTGCTATACAAGCTTATTTATTTGGAAAGCTTTTTTGTAACTTCTTTATCGCTGCTTTGATC from Shewanella polaris includes:
- a CDS encoding acyl-CoA thioesterase — protein: MKGLLLTEMEMVIPFHDVDSMGITWHGNYLRYFEVVRCQLLDKLGYNYRTMLESGYAWPIVDVQIKYVKSSTFDQKIKVIAAIVEWENRLRINYQIVDADTNARITKGYTIQAAVEIATQELCFVTPEIFQQKIHPLLDASQV
- a CDS encoding acyl carrier protein — protein: MQNREQILEMLSGILVEEFEIEATDITLEASLYEDLDLDSIDAVDLVIKLQQLTGKKIQPEAFKTVRSVSDVVNAIEGLIKS
- a CDS encoding glycosyltransferase family 2 protein gives rise to the protein MKLALVIPNYNHHIAIEQTLTDLAKFNLPCYLVDDGSQDETRYILQAMAEKFTWVTLINHPFNRGKGAAVISGLRQAYRDGFSHVLQVDADGQHNLDDIPLMISTAEQQPQALISGQPIYDDSVPKGRLYGRYITHFWVWVETLSLDIQDSMCGFRVYPLEATEQLLSQQALGERMDFDIEIMVKLHWQGTPVVHVPTKVIYPDDGISHFQGLQDNVRISWMHTKLFFGMLTRLPQILNKNSPHQHWSSMGERGSYWGIKLLAESYRLGGHWLCRAIMYPVIGYFFLTGASARQASMNFLARVQQQVPEHPDLHQPTHWRDSLNHFIAFGNAALDRIDAWCDRIKLNQVDFNDRHILANQVASGRGAVLIVSHLGNLELCRAISIHQQKVKVNVMVLTQHAENFNKVLQQLNPQSSLNLIHINELDPSTAMLLQQKIDMGEIVVIAADRTSSNSQGRVVYLPFLGHDAPFPQGPFILASLLNCPVYTMFCIRQQGRYKVHVEHLSDSLKGPRAGRIERLTDAMKLYSQRLEYFAKQAPLQWFNFYDFWHKDELIDRPLSLPATAFNTGTALNTGRALNTGAASNTNMAPTNNTTSTSQDN
- a CDS encoding thioester dehydrase; its protein translation is MIKSELPHIVSHEGDNNLYQWRLFVSADLAFFDGHFPQQPVLPGVTQLDWAVKLGCEAFGYSAQVATLEVLKFQQLILPNTYVDLVIEHQPQKAKMIFSYRDQDKRFASGRIALKPAVVTTAPTVNETAS
- a CDS encoding lysophospholipid acyltransferase family protein → MTNQQQTAQPADAIEQKNATSPKLSGLRYVPRWIGGVLCYIAFGLGGLLSSLTILPILRFWPGKKTVRVARVQKAVSRMFRAFVAMLSFAGVIAVSTKNIEALQQTKGQIIIANHPTLVDVVVLISLMPNAGCIVKQGLWRNPFIRGVLASAGYIPNRGADWLLHDCRQVLHTDTNLIIFPEGTRTLTGNVVNSFARGAANIALRTQTDILPVVLRTDVAGLTKQQPWYQIPRQTINMSVEIGTSMSYLLYDAQQGNEAKMARQLTRDLQQHYLDTLKQPIKSY
- a CDS encoding AMP-binding protein, translating into MNKLLLNWLSTGPASQQLISFDHHDIMTGSLFCAQVAHIHAQLIQSDAQRWLLAAKHSDLFAAGLCAALLAGKQVILPANTQDGTLSQLNHEFDAIIADAPLCEVREYIELKKELSLPAAIWPKTKSLGELVLFTSGSSGQPKAIKKTLQQLDAEVSILEQTFAEHLPHCSVVSTVSHQHIYGLLFKILWPLAASRAFLSEQIDFPETLSYYLAIMPNLCLISSPAQLTRLPDALENQKQQRIPSLIFSSGGPLNFDAAQAVKQCFNQLPIEIFGSTETGGIGYRRQQQPMQPWQAFTQVNVDMDPQDGALMLQSVYLDNSTQWLKCDDKIELLTDGQFRLLHRLDRIVKIEEKRLSLAQVEHLLQTHPFVSEAAVTVLEQPRTMLGAAVCLSELGQKTLKAEGKLAVNNALKNHLLSQFERITLPRRWRYPAHLPLNSQGKRTQSEIVALFSHD
- a CDS encoding beta-ketoacyl synthase chain length factor, whose product is MHLVFDLLSWGAWSPDFQTAESWQQWQQPNSNLSPKPDSPALKHIPAMQRRRFSRLTKMMLTAAHQCQPDNHCRSIFSSRHGELTRTLGILKDIAQQQALSPTAFSQSVHNTASGIFGIVNNNTAASTSVAAGEQTLIQALVEAYAQLAQSPQPVLVVFGDDPVPPVYSEFTHEVELPLALGLYLAPLNNVSDQVDKQTTETEYQQINHQKTTLSISDHPLNLSHLDNQQNQKSHNGQNGQNDISLSELIHHIANKTNIQGKLCHWYWSLEHHD
- a CDS encoding phosphopantetheine-binding protein; this translates as MNLHNQIKQLIIDCLDLEDVTVDDIETDAALFGDGLGLDSIDALELGLAIKKEFDVKIEANSDATKAHFFSVASLASFIESQRV
- a CDS encoding HAL/PAL/TAL family ammonia-lyase, which encodes MSNTSSSPSSAENIVHLGQSYLSLEQVVAVAKGATVKLADSSDYVEYIQKGARFIDSLLHEEGVVYGVTTGYGDSCTVNVSLELVHELPLHLTRFHGCGLGDVFSPMQARAIMACRLNSLAVGKSGVSYLLLQRIEWLLNNDITPVIPQEGSVGASGDLTPLSYLAAVLVGEREVIYQGKRQATKDVYLKFGMMPLTLRPKEGLALMNGTAVMTALACLAYDRSQYLTRLSSRITAMASLTLKGNANHFDEILFAAKPHPGQNQIASWIREDLNHHAHPRNSDRLQDRYSIRCAPHIIGVLQDALPFMRQFIETELNSANDNPIVDAEGEHILHGGHFYGGHIAFAMDAMKNAVANIADLIDRQMALVMDPKFNNGLPANLSAAEGQRRAINHGFKAVQIGVSAWTAEALKNTMPASVFSRSTECHNQDKVSMGTIAARDCMRILQLTEQVAAAALLAMSQGIQLRVIQKELDPNSLTPSLANTLAQVSENFELLTEDRPLEAVLRQTVEKIQLGLWEVC